A genomic window from Salvia hispanica cultivar TCC Black 2014 chromosome 5, UniMelb_Shisp_WGS_1.0, whole genome shotgun sequence includes:
- the LOC125187229 gene encoding F-box protein SKIP19-like translates to MGRRKGRNRRPRVKSKIPAPAVVASSSAPPPPWIELPRDITANILQRLGPDAILSSAQQVCSTWWKVCKDPALWRVIDFSKTMLIDWYTVYNMCRRAVDRSQGQLVDLTIQNYCDDELIEYIADRSQNLKRLKLGSFHEISIDAVIKAVAKLQQLEELHLTGKPWIVPAHIEAIGNSCPKLISFSYNGHGTEHPFPLGLEDDGDDDDYDDDDEFSKGFGRNDYALAIVKSMPNLKHLQLCAHCMQNEGLEAILNGFPRLESLDIRRCLGLELGGDLGERCRQQIKDLRLPNDSVSTMSWLEWDGRDSFGNGIVVSDYDYDEDYEDYGDYEYYDDYFSPLGYGFFNDDGLGFFELDHF, encoded by the exons ATGGGACGTAGAAAAGGCAGAAACCGGAGGCCTAGGGTTAAGAGCAAAATTCCGGCGCCGGCGGTGGTCGCTTCATCCTCAGCCCCTCCGCCGCCATGGATCGAACTTCCGAGAGATATAACCGCCAATATTTTGCAGAGGCTGGGGCCAGACGCGATACTTAGCAGCGCGCAGCAAGTGTGTAGTACGTGGTGGAAGGTTTGCAAGGATCCCGCCTTGTGGCGAGTGATCGATTTCTCAAAAACTATGCTGATCGATTGGTACACCGTGTACAATATGTGCCGCCGGGCAGTGGATCGTAGCCAGGGACAATTGGTCGACCTCACAATTCAGAACTACTGCGACGACGAACTCATTGAGTATATTGCTGATCG GTCACAAAATCTCAAACGCCTTAAACTTGGATCTTTTCATGAGATCTCAATAGATGCTGTGATTAAAGCGGTAGCAAAACTTCAACAGTTAGAAGAATTGCACCTTACTGGTAAACCATGGATTGTTCCTGCCCACATTGAAGCTATAGGAAATTCTTGCCCAAAGTTGATATCATTCTCATACAATGGGCATGGAACAGAGCATCCTTTTCCACTAGGATTGGAagatgatggtgatgatgatgattatgatgatgatgatgaatttAGTAAAGGATTCGGTCGGAATGATTATGCTCTCGCAATCGTCAAAAGCATGCCTAATCTTAAGCATCTTCAACTTTGTGCACATTGTATGCAAAATGAAGGACTTGAAGCCATCCTTAATGGCTTTCCACGCCTCGAATCACTTGACATCAGGCGATGCCTTGGTCTCGAGCTTGGAGGGGATTTGGGGGAAAGATGCCGTCAGCAGATAAAAGATCTTAGACTCCCAAATGACTCCGTCAGTACTATGTCGTGGCTTGAATGGGATGGCAGAGACTCGTTTGGTAACGGCATAGTTGTTAGCGATTATGACTATGACGAAGATTATGAAGATTATGGAGATTATGAGTATTACGACGACTACTTCTCTCCTCTTGGTTATGGTTTCTTCAATGACGACGGGCTTGGGTTTTTCGAACTCGACCATTTCTGA